Below is a genomic region from Actinomadura rubteroloni.
ACTCTGACCGGCACCTACCGTGCTGGTGGAACACCCGTGGCATCCGTTGAACCCCCTTGACGGAGCGTCGCGGGCTGATAGAAGCCGGAGGTCCGCGTGGCGGTGAGCAGCGGCGAGGGCAAGGCGACCCCCGACAGGCGCAGGGCGTCCGAGCACGCCGGTGAGCAGGGTCTGCTCTTCGACGCGCAGGTGTCGGCACCGCCCGGCGACGTCGGCTACCGCGGCCCCACGGCGTGCGCGGCGGCGGGCATCACCTACCGGCAGCTCGACTACTGGGCGCGCACGGGGCTGGTGACGCCGGGCGTCCGGTCCGCGCACGGCTCGGGCAGCCAGCGGCTGTACGGGTTCCGGGACGTGCTGGTGCTGAAGGTCGTCAAGCGGCTGCTGGACACGGGCGTGTCCCTCCAGCAGATCCGGACGGCGGTCACCCATCTGCGCGACCGCGGCGTCAACGACCTGGCGCAGATCACGCTCATGAGCGACGGCGTCAGCGTGTACGAGTGCACCTCGGCCGACGAGGTCGTGGACCTGCTCCAGGGCGGGCAGGGCGTGTTCGGGATCGCGCTCGGCCGGGTCTGGCAGGAGGTCGAGGGCAGCCTCGCCGAACTGCCCGCCGAGCAGGCCGCCGTCGAGGACGGCGGGCAGCCGCAGGACGAGCTGGCGCACCGCCGCCGCGCCCGCAAGACCGGCTGAGCGTCGCTCAGATCGCCTCCTTGCGCTGGAGGTAGGCGAACGCGGCCCAGCCGGGCAGCACCGGCAGCCACAGGGTCAGCAGCCGGAACAGCAGTACCCCCGACGTCGCGGTCTCCGCGCTCAGCCCGGAGATCGTCAGCGCCAGTGTCAGCGCCCCCTCGACCGCCCCGAGGCCGCCCGGCGTGGGCGCGGCGTTGCCGAGGGCGTTGGCGGTCAGGTACACCACGACCATCGTCGTCCACGGCAGCGCGCCGCCGAACGCGCGGACCGAGGCGTCCAGGCAGGTGACGAACGTGACGGTCATGAGCAGCGTCCCGCCGAGGCCGGTGCTGAGCTTGCGGGGGGACTGAAGGACGTCCACCAGCCGCGGCACGACGCCGGAGAACATGGCCCGCAGCCGCGCGGTGACGAGCCGCCGCACACGCGGGATCGTTAGCGCCGCCGCCGCGACCGCCGCGACCGCGAGCAGCACGACGACGATCAGCCGGGACGGCGCGAGGTCGCGCGTGGCGTTGCCCGCCGACCCGGTGACGAACCCGAACACCACCAGCAGCAGGACGTGGCTGAACACGGCCGTGAGCTGCGACGCGCCGACGCTCGTCACGGCCGCGCCCGGCCGCACCCCGGAACGTTGCAGGTAGCGGGTGTTGACCGCCACGGCGCTCACCGCCGACGGCGCCACGAGCTTGACGAACGACGCCGCGACCTGGACGATCACCGTCCGCCCGAGCGGCAGCCGCTCGGGCACGAACCCGAGCAGCAGCAGCGCCGACGCCAGGTACGTCCCGGCCGACGCGGCGAGCCCGACGAGCACCCACCCCCACTGCGCGGTGGACACCAGGTGCATCAGGTTGATGCTGCTGACCTGCGGGATGACGATGTAGGCGGCGATGCTCGCGGCGACGATCGTCACGATCGTCCGGGGCCGGAAGCGCTCCAGCCGGACCGGCGGCGCCTCGTTCTCGGGCTCCAGCCGCAGGATCTGCTCGCGGATCCGGGCGAGGACGTCGCGCTCGCGGCGCAGGGCGGCCCGGGTGCCGCGCGACAGCGCCACGCCCTGCAGCAGCGGGACGGCGGCGGCGAGCGGGGCCTCCCCGAGCACGGCGGCGGCGGTCGCGACGGCGCGCTCGGGCCCGGCGCGCAGCGCGAGCGTGGCGAGGAGCTGGGCGAGGTCGAGGCGGAGCGCGAGGTCCCCGGCGGCGGTCTCGCCGACGTCCAGATGGCGGAGCCAGACGCGGCCGGCCTCGTCGACGAGCAGCGCGTCGTCCTCCAGCCGCCGGTGCGCGAGCCGCGCGGCCTGGAGCTTGGCGAACTGGCGCCAGGCGTCGTCCAGGAGCGCGTCGGTGACGTCCTCGCCGGGCAGCTCGCGCAGGCTGCGGGCCGGGACGTGCTCGTAGGCCAGCAGCGCCGCCTCGGTGCCGACCTCGCACGCGCCGAGGAGCCGCTGCGTCCGGGCGCCGGACGCGTGCACCGCGTACGCCATCAGCGACTCCTGCTCCAGCGACCGGCGCAGAGACCGCACGGCGCGGCGCGGAACCGTGTCGCGGAACCGGACGAGCCGCCACACGCGGCGCAGCAGGCCCGCGCTCTGGGTGTCGCGGTCCAGGACGTGGACGTCCAGGCGCCAGCCCTCGTCGTCGGCGAGCGCGACGCCGTAGCGGCGCGGGTCCTCGTCGTCGGCCGAGATCCGGCGGGCGCGGACGGGCCGCAGCCCGATCCGGGCGAGCGCCGCGACGACCGTGGCGCCGGACGGCCGGGGGTTCGGCGCGCCGACGGCGTAGAGCGTGCCGTAACCGATCGCGCGGCCGAGGAAGTAGGTCGCGGCCAGCGCCGCCACCGACGCGTAGGACGCGGTGAGCCCGGTGAGCGCGGCCAGCCCGATCATCGACCACGTCGCGATCTGCCAGCGTCCCCGGCCCGCCATCCCGACCGCGCTGACGAACGCGATCACCGGCGCGATGTCGGTGTGGACGGGCTGGGACCCGGCGCCGCCCCAGATCAGCGAGTCCAGCACCCCGCCGGGCGCGGCGGGCGCGACGAAGTCGTCCAGCACGATCGTCAGCCCGAGCGTGATCACGGCGGCGAGCAGGGCGATGGCGACGCGGACGCCGTCGCGGCGCAGCACCCGCTCCACCGCGAACGCGACCGGGACGGCCAGCACGCCGAAGCTGGAGCACAGCGTCGCCAGGGTCAGCAGCAGGCGCGGCGCGTGCGCGGTCCCGGCGGCGATGTCGGTCTCGATGCCGTGCGCGGTCTGCTGCGCGATCGACACGAGCAGCATGACCCCGGCGAGGCCGATCAGCGACGCGGCGAAGCGGATGGCGTCGGCGGGACGCCGGATGCGCTCGGGGAGTTTCGGCTCGTCCACCCGCGGCGCGGGCGCAGGAGCGGCGGGGCCGGGGACGGTTTCGGGCGCCGTCGGGTTCGACGGCCGGTCCGGCCGGCGCACACGCTCCACCCAGCACCCCTCGTCTCCGTCGGCCGTGAGCTGTGGTTATCGTACTGGCCGGGCTCCGCGCCGGTCGCCGCAGCGCCCCGGCGGGCCGGGGTGCGGGACGCGCCCGGCCGTTGGATAGAGTCGATCACGGACAGCCGTCGACCCCGCGCGGGAGAGATCCCGGGCCGCCAGCGCCGGGACGCCGAAGGGGCAACCCTCCCCGGAACCTCTCAGGCAAAAGGACCGCGCGGACGAGGCGCCTCTGGAAAGCGGGCTCCGCCGTGCGCGGGCCACACCGAAGGGGAAACCCCGCTCGCGGGCGGGGGAAGCTCTCAGGTGCCATGACAGAGGGGGAGAAGGCAGGAGACCGGTGACGCGTCTCACCGACCGCTGCAGCCCCAGGAGGCTCTCCCACATGACGGCTCGACACCTTTCCCCGGTGGCCACGCCCCGCCGGCCCCGGACGGTCTTCGCCGACCGCCACATCGGCCCGGACGCGTCCGACCGCGACCGCATGCTCGCGGCCGTCGGGTACTCCACCGCCGAGGCGCTGGTCGACGCGGCCGTCCCCGCCGGGATCCGCACCGACCGCCCGCTGGACCTGCCGCCCGCGCTGAGCGAGCCGGCGGCGCTGGCGCGGCTGCGCGAGATCGCGTCCCGCAACACGGTGCTGGCCTCGATGATCGGGCTCGGCTACCACGGGACGATCACGCCGGGGGTGATCCTGCGCAACGTCCTGGAGAACCCCGGCTGGTACACCGCGTACACGCCCTACCAGCCGGAGATCTCGCAGGGCCG
It encodes:
- a CDS encoding lysylphosphatidylglycerol synthase transmembrane domain-containing protein, encoding MERVRRPDRPSNPTAPETVPGPAAPAPAPRVDEPKLPERIRRPADAIRFAASLIGLAGVMLLVSIAQQTAHGIETDIAAGTAHAPRLLLTLATLCSSFGVLAVPVAFAVERVLRRDGVRVAIALLAAVITLGLTIVLDDFVAPAAPGGVLDSLIWGGAGSQPVHTDIAPVIAFVSAVGMAGRGRWQIATWSMIGLAALTGLTASYASVAALAATYFLGRAIGYGTLYAVGAPNPRPSGATVVAALARIGLRPVRARRISADDEDPRRYGVALADDEGWRLDVHVLDRDTQSAGLLRRVWRLVRFRDTVPRRAVRSLRRSLEQESLMAYAVHASGARTQRLLGACEVGTEAALLAYEHVPARSLRELPGEDVTDALLDDAWRQFAKLQAARLAHRRLEDDALLVDEAGRVWLRHLDVGETAAGDLALRLDLAQLLATLALRAGPERAVATAAAVLGEAPLAAAVPLLQGVALSRGTRAALRRERDVLARIREQILRLEPENEAPPVRLERFRPRTIVTIVAASIAAYIVIPQVSSINLMHLVSTAQWGWVLVGLAASAGTYLASALLLLGFVPERLPLGRTVIVQVAASFVKLVAPSAVSAVAVNTRYLQRSGVRPGAAVTSVGASQLTAVFSHVLLLVVFGFVTGSAGNATRDLAPSRLIVVVLLAVAAVAAAALTIPRVRRLVTARLRAMFSGVVPRLVDVLQSPRKLSTGLGGTLLMTVTFVTCLDASVRAFGGALPWTTMVVVYLTANALGNAAPTPGGLGAVEGALTLALTISGLSAETATSGVLLFRLLTLWLPVLPGWAAFAYLQRKEAI
- a CDS encoding MerR family transcriptional regulator is translated as MAVSSGEGKATPDRRRASEHAGEQGLLFDAQVSAPPGDVGYRGPTACAAAGITYRQLDYWARTGLVTPGVRSAHGSGSQRLYGFRDVLVLKVVKRLLDTGVSLQQIRTAVTHLRDRGVNDLAQITLMSDGVSVYECTSADEVVDLLQGGQGVFGIALGRVWQEVEGSLAELPAEQAAVEDGGQPQDELAHRRRARKTG